From the Theropithecus gelada isolate Dixy chromosome 16, Tgel_1.0, whole genome shotgun sequence genome, the window GGGGGACTTCCAGGGAGTGGCTGGGCAGACGGCTGCTCGGGCACCTCGGAGGAGGGTTCAGTAGGTGGCGAGGGGAAAGAGGGGGCTCCAGGGGGCGGCATGTAGTGGTGCACCAGCTTGAGCACGCAGTCGAAGCGGGGCACAGGCTGCGTGCTCCGGGGATCGCTCTGCAGAGAGAAGCTGCCCCCCTCACACTGGATGCGCAGGTTCTTGGTCCCAGACTGGGTCTTGACGCTGAGCGTGAAAAAGTGGCGCTGGTCCGAGCTGTCGCGAATCAGAAAGGTGCCAGCGGGCTCGGCGCTGAGCAGCAGGTTCGCCTCGCCGCCGGTCACTGCGCTCCAGTAGAAGCCGCTCTCCTGCAGCTTGCGCACTGCGTTCACCACCAGCTGGTACTCGCTCTTGGAGCTGAAGGTCTTGAGGCGCAGGCTGGTGTCCAGGGGGCGGCTCATCCCGGCGGCGGGAAACTTGCTGTGGGTGACCATGGCGCACGGAGCCAGCGTGGATCTGCGCGGCGGCGGCTGCAGCTGCTTCGCGGCCTCCGCACAGCGGCCGCTACTGCATCCCGGGGGGCTGCGGAGAGGAAGGCGCGAGCGCGTGAGTGCCCGGAACCCTCTAGTGCGCCCGGCCCGCCCCGGCTCCCCTGCCTCCGCCGAACGACTGGGGCACCCACTGCCCCGGGGGCCCTTGCCTGGGCCCGCGCTCCGATCCAGGCGCCTCACGGAGCCCGCACGGCTCCCGCCCCTGCCGGCAGGGTGGCCCCAGTCAGCCCCTTCCCCAGCGCGCACTGCAAGGGTGCAGCGTGGGAAACTCGCGCGCGTAAGTTGGGTCTCCAAGAGTGTGGCCGGGTGGGGAGCAGAAGGGCCCCCGGGACCGTCTGGGCGCCGCTCAGTCCAGTGGCCCCAGGCGGTGTGGACGGAGGGAGAAACCCGAGGCACGGGGATAGGGAGGGGACAGGAGAAGCCCGAAGTCCCCAGCCCGAGTATTCCGGGAACCTGGAATCTCCGGCTTTCATCCGCTCTGCCCCTACCCCGTCCCCTCCCTGCCGGGAATGAcccgggaaggggaggggaaaccGGGAAAAGCTCCCGGGACTGAGCGAGACCCCTCCCCACGCCGCGCTCCTCCTTCCTACCTGGTCCCGAATCGAAGTCTCCGTCCTTGGGGCTGAGCCCCCTCGGGTCCCCAAGGCGAGGCGGCGGCGAGGCGGCCAGCGGTGGCCCGCGCTGCGCCCAGATGTTGGCGACCGTGAAGTCCACAAAGGAGCCTTCGCGCGCGCGTCCCTCGAGCTTCCCCTGGGCGCCCGCCCTGCCCCCTGCGCACCCCCGGACCAACCGGGAGGGGACCAGGCAAGGGGCCGCGGCAAGGGGCCGCAGCGGGAGCTGGGCCGGGCAGGCGGCGGGCGGCTGGCTGCGTACGGAGCCGGAGCGGCGGCAGCGGCGCAGGGAGTCCAAGTCGGAGCCGCCGCGGAGGCCGCGCTCGCGGGTATATAGGCGGCCGCCGCGCCCCGCCCCCCGATTCCTGGAACTGCGCGGCCGGCCTTCTTGTAATGTTTAGTCACTACTCGCAGCAGAGAAAGGCTGAGCGCggagggtgagggaggggccGCGGGCGCCGAGGGCGGGCCGCGAGCAGGGGCAGGGACCGGGAGGGACGCGCGCGGAGACAAAGCGCGACGAGAGGCGGCCGAGGCGGCCGGTGGGCGCGGCGCCAGCCCCGGCGGCGCGTTCCTGGCAGCGGCCCCTCCCCGCCGCGCTCCGCCCCCAACTTCTCATTCAcactttccccccacccccttcccttcTAAGAAGGCCAATTTCTGGCAGAGGCGGGGGCGCCGCTTCGGGAGCGCGGGCAGTTCTAGGAGGCCGACCAGGAGAGCCTCCCggttccccttccccttttcttgGACCCCGCGGGGACACCCCCTCGCCGCCACCCGGGCCTCCCCGAGTGCCCGATTGCGGGTCCAGGCGGCCCAGGCCAGTCAAAAGGGAAGTGGGGTTACCCCACAGCCAGGCCACGGGGCTGGGGTCAGacccgggagccggaggttggAGACGTGCGACAGTCACCTGCGAGCAGGTCCCAGAGGGGAGACCCAGGGTTGCAGGGGACGCCCCTGCGTGGCAGCTACCCAGCCTTGGCCCACTGCCAGGTTCTTTGCCAACCCTGACGCGAGTGTggagcccctctcccctcccataTAAAAACGCTTTTATGCACTGGGGTCTGCAAACCGACTTGGTCCGGTGTGGGTTGGGCCAGGTGCTCTCGGCGGGGCTGGAGAGCTCGAGGGGGAACGATGGCCCCAACCTACGGCCCGCGTCCGCCAGAGGGCGCCCTGGGGTCTCCTACGGGAGTGCAGTTTGGTGCTGCGCGCCCCAGGCCCCGGAATAGGCGCGCCAGGGGTCTGCGGGAATGGCTGTCTCCGGAGCTGGAAAGGTGGCCGAGAAGGGGGAATTCACATCCCAGGCTGGGGTCAGACCTAGGAATAAAATTCTAGCAGGACAGAATTTCCGGAAAGCAGTTTTCAGGGGTTCAGCCTACTGCCAGATGGCCCGCACCCCCGGATGTGCCCCCACCCCCTGGGATGTGCCTCCCTGCCTctcttggggtggggggaggactggcggggagggggtagaggggaggagaggaggtaGTTTGGGCTTGGAGACCTGGGGCCAGCCTTATGAAGGATGGCAAGTTTTGTCATCTTGTCCCCAAATGGGCTGTGTGGTGCTGGAGACACCCGAGAGCCACCTCAGTGGCATTTAGTTCCTCACCTCTCGGGACGCAGAGGCTGTGGGCCTGGGGCCCTGTGCTCTTCCCAGATACCAGGATAGTGATGGTgctgaaagggaaggaagagactGCCGCCAGGGACTGGGAGCTTGGGATTCCAGAACCTAGAGCTGGTCCTTTCGCGGGTCCTGGAATTGATAGGTGCGCACTGCCTT encodes:
- the SOCS3 gene encoding suppressor of cytokine signaling 3, producing MVTHSKFPAAGMSRPLDTSLRLKTFSSKSEYQLVVNAVRKLQESGFYWSAVTGGEANLLLSAEPAGTFLIRDSSDQRHFFTLSVKTQSGTKNLRIQCEGGSFSLQSDPRSTQPVPRFDCVLKLVHHYMPPPGAPSFPSPPTEPSSEVPEQPSAQPLPGSPPRRAYYIYSGGEKIPLVLSRPLSSNVATLQHLCRKTVNGHLDSYEKVTQLPGPIREFLDQYDAPL